The DNA sequence GACCCAATCTCGTAATGGTGTTCCTGACTTGATCTGCCTCCGTTACAATGATTTTGCAACGGTCTGCCACCGATGCCGGAGACGCCACTGCAGATACTATATTATCGAGCAGTTTCAATCTATTTTTGAGTTTATTTTTTTCAATTTCGCCATCGTTTTTGGTTTGGTCGAATTTTTTTATTTCATCTTGCAGAATTTTGATTTCTTCGTTTTTCTTGCCCACCTCCACCGACATTCTCTGCGAGTGAGCCTGCGCTGACTCTATATCATCCTTGAGGTTTTTTTCCACTTCTTCCTTTGCTTTTTCATAAGCAATCCGGATTTTATCATCGGCATCCTTGTATTCCTCTTCCAGCTGCTTTCTCTTTTCATCTACCAATTTTTCGAGTTCCTTTTGTCTTGTCTGCTGCAACACCTCATAATTCTTTTTGTAATCTTCGTATGACTTTAATTCCTTTTCGCTTTTTGCTTTAAAATCTCGTAGTCTTTGATTTTCTTTTTCGCTTTCCTGCAATTGTTTTTCCATTTGGGTTAACTTCTCGGTGTCCTCGATGATCTTTATAGGCATCGCATTGTAGATACGTTTCTGTTCCTCGGTAGGAATATCACAGAGGTATTGCAGGGTGTTTTCATTTAAGTAAGGTGTAATATTTTTAAATTCGGCGATCAGGTGTTGTGCCATACTGTTGCGGTTTTCCTTTTTGTATTCATCCCTTTTCTTTCTCATCTTTGTTTTTTCATCAAGGTCGAGATTCCTCCTGATCAAGTCAGTGTCGAATATAGCTGCTACTTTTTCATTAGCTGTTACTATTCTGCAAGGGACTTCGGCAAGATCCAACCTCTTTGCCGCATCAAGCCTGTTGAAACCAGCAAGAAGGGTATAGCCGCCATCTTGTCCCTTTTCAACCAGCAGTGCCTGAAGAATGCCGTTGTTCTTAATACTTCCCATAAGTTCTGTCATTTCTTCATTGTTCAAGGCTCTGAACAAACGAGCCC is a window from the Pseudomonadota bacterium genome containing:
- a CDS encoding ParB N-terminal domain-containing protein, with protein sequence MSDNSAIVMVSTGRIQPGARLFRALNNEEMTELMGSIKNNGILQALLVEKGQDGGYTLLAGFNRLDAAKRLDLAEVPCRIVTANEKVAAIFDTDLIRRNLDLDEKTKMRKKRDEYKKENRNSMAQHLIAEFKNITPYLNENTLQYLCDIPTEEQKRIYNAMPIKIIEDTEKLTQMEKQLQESEKENQRLRDFKAKSEKELKSYEDYKKNYEVLQQTRQKELEKLVDEKRKQLEEEYKDADDKIRIAYEKAKEEVEKNLKDDIESAQAHSQRMSVEVGKKNEEIKILQDEIKKFDQTKNDGEIEKNKLKNRLKLLDNIVSAVASPASVADRCKIIVTEADQVRNTITRLGQDVLLKEKDTRLAIKKHLADVRDIFDEVEKFINSIKPLREEGDEILQ